The Chitinophagales bacterium genome has a segment encoding these proteins:
- a CDS encoding TonB-dependent receptor, which produces MKKILLNTVFSILAIGLFAANGTIKGNIFDNTGEALIGVNVTVEGTTMGAITDLDGAYFIDVPEGTYNLEISYISYATQKIQGVVVNADETKVLPDIIMEEETQTLSEVVVQAKALENTDNALTTKQQNSENFIDGVSSKTIQKNGDANVAIAARRIPGVSIEGGKFIVVRGLGDRYSKSVLNGMDLPGLDPEKNAVQLDLFPTNILDNIIVYKTFTPNLPGDFVGGLVDINTKDFVDNKTIAINASYSYNTITHFKKDFILYDGYKADWFGFGKKQRELPFSNEVKLPNPNNLNITTDEKQQIYDYADALDKELAVKNKNNFLNQSYSFNYGDVKKFDKGSMFGYNFIFNYKANFDFTPNAQYAKTRVVASADDGYEYDIQEKQTGDIGSQNVIWNGFLSTSYKHKNNSITLYALHTQSAEKKATIRNVEDIFNVQNILSQNLEFFQKMITNVMLNGKHQISDKNNIDWSLSFTNSKFDDPNLSYTDLVLLNNDTLLQAGGTAGVNKVFRSLKEINLNPKVDYQYNFKQWNGVASKLKVGLANVFKQREFNTYTVIVKADPSTDPTLVDITGGANTILQNIWNPANDTGYYVSDILNNPSDQYKSQINTMAAYAMLTLPLHEKIKLITGLRVEYTRMQYSGTDRLTYKKINNQTVLNSVKPLPSVNFVFNLMKDFNLRASYNRTLARPSFKEKSQLVVYDPVLDQNFIGNLDLVETDINNVDLRLEYFFGKGDIVSITGFYKNFKNPIEVQSFSSAAPNDLTASNRDKANLYGIEFELRKSLDFINPKLSGLQLGANVTYIKSSIDRTADEQYKYTKFNESISHKREMQGQSPYLINAFVSYAHPTSGTELNLSYNVKGKSIAIVSIGDYPYIYEDPFHNLDFKITQKLGKKDQFNLSFKANNLLGDNRNLYYEFLNLGKTNYRTFEEGRTFQLGFSWSLAN; this is translated from the coding sequence ATGAAAAAAATTTTATTAAACACAGTATTTTCCATTTTAGCAATTGGTTTATTTGCTGCAAATGGAACAATTAAAGGTAACATTTTCGATAACACTGGCGAAGCACTCATTGGTGTTAATGTTACTGTAGAAGGCACTACTATGGGTGCTATTACCGATTTAGATGGAGCTTATTTTATTGATGTTCCAGAAGGTACTTATAATTTAGAAATCTCTTACATCTCTTATGCTACACAAAAAATTCAAGGTGTAGTAGTTAATGCAGATGAAACAAAAGTGCTTCCAGATATTATTATGGAAGAAGAAACACAAACACTTTCAGAAGTAGTAGTACAAGCAAAAGCATTAGAAAATACAGATAATGCACTGACTACGAAACAACAAAATTCAGAAAATTTCATCGATGGCGTTTCTTCTAAAACCATTCAAAAAAATGGTGATGCAAATGTGGCAATTGCTGCTAGAAGAATTCCTGGTGTTTCAATAGAAGGTGGTAAATTTATTGTAGTAAGAGGTCTTGGTGATAGATACTCTAAATCTGTTTTAAATGGAATGGATTTACCTGGTTTAGATCCTGAAAAAAATGCAGTACAACTAGATTTATTTCCTACAAATATTTTAGACAACATTATTGTATACAAAACTTTTACACCAAACTTACCTGGCGATTTTGTTGGTGGATTAGTTGATATTAATACCAAAGATTTTGTAGATAATAAAACTATTGCTATTAATGCAAGTTATAGTTACAATACTATTACACACTTCAAAAAAGATTTTATTTTATACGATGGATACAAAGCAGACTGGTTTGGTTTTGGTAAAAAACAAAGAGAATTGCCTTTTAGTAACGAAGTAAAATTACCAAATCCAAATAACTTAAATATTACTACAGATGAAAAGCAACAAATTTATGATTATGCTGATGCTTTAGACAAAGAATTAGCAGTTAAAAACAAAAATAACTTCTTAAATCAAAGTTATAGTTTTAATTATGGCGATGTAAAAAAGTTTGACAAAGGAAGTATGTTTGGTTATAACTTTATTTTTAACTACAAAGCTAATTTTGATTTTACACCAAATGCACAATATGCAAAAACTAGAGTAGTAGCTAGTGCAGATGATGGTTATGAATATGATATTCAAGAAAAACAAACTGGAGATATTGGTAGCCAAAATGTAATTTGGAATGGATTTTTATCTACTTCATATAAGCATAAAAACAATAGCATTACACTATATGCACTACATACGCAAAGTGCAGAAAAGAAAGCAACGATTAGAAATGTAGAAGATATTTTTAATGTACAAAATATACTAAGTCAAAATTTAGAGTTCTTTCAAAAAATGATTACTAATGTAATGCTAAATGGTAAACATCAAATCAGCGATAAAAATAATATAGACTGGTCTTTGTCTTTTACCAACTCAAAATTTGATGATCCAAATTTATCTTATACCGATTTAGTACTACTAAACAATGATACATTGTTACAAGCTGGTGGTACTGCTGGTGTTAACAAGGTTTTTAGAAGCTTAAAAGAAATCAACCTTAATCCAAAAGTAGATTATCAATATAATTTTAAACAATGGAATGGAGTAGCATCAAAGTTAAAAGTTGGACTAGCAAATGTTTTTAAACAAAGAGAATTTAATACTTATACAGTTATTGTAAAAGCAGATCCATCAACCGATCCAACTTTGGTGGATATTACTGGTGGAGCAAATACTATTCTACAAAATATTTGGAATCCAGCAAACGATACAGGTTACTATGTGTCTGATATTTTGAATAATCCATCAGACCAATATAAATCACAAATTAATACAATGGCAGCTTATGCAATGCTTACGCTTCCATTACACGAAAAAATAAAATTAATTACAGGTTTAAGAGTAGAGTATACTAGAATGCAATATTCTGGAACAGACAGATTAACTTATAAGAAAATAAATAATCAAACAGTATTGAACTCAGTGAAGCCATTGCCATCTGTAAACTTTGTTTTTAATTTAATGAAAGATTTTAATTTAAGAGCATCTTATAATAGAACACTAGCACGACCTTCATTTAAAGAAAAATCACAATTAGTAGTATATGATCCTGTATTAGATCAAAACTTTATTGGTAATTTAGATTTAGTAGAAACAGATATTAATAATGTAGATTTAAGACTAGAATATTTCTTTGGTAAAGGTGATATTGTTTCTATTACTGGTTTTTACAAAAACTTCAAAAATCCAATAGAAGTACAATCGTTCTCATCAGCAGCACCAAACGATTTAACAGCATCTAACAGAGATAAAGCTAATTTGTATGGTATAGAATTTGAATTGAGAAAAAGCTTAGATTTTATCAATCCAAAACTAAGTGGTTTACAATTAGGTGCTAATGTTACTTATATCAAATCGTCTATAGACAGAACTGCTGATGAACAATATAAATACACTAAGTTTAATGAAAGTATTAGTCATAAAAGAGAAATGCAAGGACAATCTCCATACTTAATCAATGCTTTTGTTTCTTATGCACATCCAACATCTGGTACAGAATTAAACCTAAGTTACAATGTAAAAGGCAAATCTATTGCTATAGTTTCTATTGGCGATTATCCTTATATTTATGAAGATCCTTTTCATAACTTAGACTTCAAAATCACACAAAAATTAGGGAAGAAAGATCAATTTAATTTAAGCTTTAAAGCCAATAACTTACTAGGAGATAACAGAAATCTTTACTACGAATTTTTAAATTTAGGAAAAACAAACTATAGAACATTTGAAGAAGGAAGAACTTTCCAACTCGGATTTTCTTGGAGTTTAGCTAATTAA
- a CDS encoding glycosyltransferase family 4 protein: MKIGIWIPKYYDTSVKIYTENIIPHLNALGVEFVEVRNNENIPDVDLIWDPNCTGAKYPNRKIFSSTIPWIVTLHGASNFSLPLSYNYSTWKEKIIGLYKNLKRKIAWSIYKNKVTQIITVSKYAKEEIVAHLDINPNKIVVIYHGYDDEYFLPRSGEKLYLLHISMYQKKKNVDRIISAYQKINSPRLPLKIICPNYPTTINDINIELQTEKIDTKAVANLMKASYGFVFPSIHESFGMPLIEAMASGTAVITSNNTACREIIDDAGILINPFDENELQLAMEQLLNDEVLRNNLVEKGLERAKDFSWEKSARLHYEIFKRTIS; encoded by the coding sequence ATGAAAATTGGTATTTGGATTCCTAAATATTACGATACTAGTGTAAAGATTTATACAGAAAATATTATTCCGCATTTAAACGCATTAGGTGTAGAGTTTGTAGAAGTACGCAATAATGAAAATATTCCTGATGTAGATTTAATTTGGGATCCAAATTGTACTGGTGCTAAGTATCCAAATAGAAAAATATTTTCTAGTACTATTCCTTGGATTGTTACACTACATGGTGCTTCTAATTTTAGTTTGCCATTGTCTTATAATTACAGTACTTGGAAAGAAAAAATCATTGGTCTTTATAAAAATTTAAAAAGAAAAATTGCTTGGAGTATCTATAAAAATAAAGTAACTCAAATTATTACCGTATCGAAATATGCCAAAGAAGAAATTGTAGCACACTTAGATATCAATCCAAATAAAATTGTAGTTATTTATCATGGTTATGATGATGAATATTTCTTGCCTCGTAGTGGAGAAAAATTATATTTACTACATATTTCAATGTATCAAAAGAAAAAAAATGTAGATAGAATTATTAGTGCTTATCAAAAAATTAATTCACCAAGATTGCCTTTGAAAATTATTTGTCCAAACTATCCTACAACAATAAATGATATTAATATTGAATTGCAAACTGAAAAAATTGATACCAAAGCAGTTGCCAATTTAATGAAAGCATCGTATGGTTTTGTATTTCCGTCTATACACGAAAGTTTTGGAATGCCTTTAATAGAAGCTATGGCAAGTGGTACAGCAGTTATTACTAGTAACAATACTGCTTGCAGAGAAATTATAGATGACGCAGGAATTTTAATCAATCCGTTTGATGAAAATGAATTGCAATTAGCAATGGAACAACTACTGAATGATGAAGTTCTACGAAATAATTTAGTAGAAAAAGGTTTGGAGCGAGCTAAAGATTTTTCTTGGGAAAAATCGGCGAGATTACACTATGAGATTTTTAAACGAACAATTTCTTAA
- a CDS encoding Crp/Fnr family transcriptional regulator, with translation MELADLMTLADGFVGHYKLPDLTIEEWMKVMEISEVKPLKKGEYFTKAGLTTFKIAFVLEGSFRYFYIKEDNEKTAYFVFKNGVLASLESITENKPGTQSIQALEDSLLFVIDYLKMKDLFAEHHKFEHLGRAIGEHYIMMLHNQLSSFLVDTPEERYRNLVETQPDLLNSVPLQYIASFIGVTPVSLSRIRKRIYKK, from the coding sequence ATGGAGTTAGCCGATTTAATGACTTTAGCTGATGGTTTTGTAGGACACTACAAGTTGCCTGATTTAACCATAGAAGAATGGATGAAAGTGATGGAGATTTCGGAAGTGAAGCCATTAAAGAAAGGAGAATATTTTACTAAAGCTGGCTTAACTACTTTTAAAATTGCTTTTGTATTAGAAGGCAGTTTTAGATATTTTTATATTAAAGAAGACAATGAAAAAACAGCTTATTTTGTTTTTAAGAATGGCGTATTAGCAAGTCTAGAAAGTATTACAGAAAACAAACCTGGCACACAAAGCATACAAGCACTAGAAGATAGTTTACTCTTTGTAATTGATTATTTAAAGATGAAAGACTTGTTTGCAGAGCATCATAAGTTTGAACATTTAGGCAGAGCTATTGGTGAGCATTATATTATGATGTTGCACAATCAGCTGTCTTCTTTTTTAGTAGATACACCAGAAGAAAGATATAGAAATTTGGTAGAAACACAACCAGATTTATTGAATAGTGTTCCACTACAATATATTGCTTCATTTATTGGTGTTACTCCAGTATCGTTAAGTAGAATAAGAAAAAGAATATATAAAAAATAG
- a CDS encoding polysaccharide biosynthesis C-terminal domain-containing protein, translated as MNFEALKSKLTTALKDKNFGFVLKGSISTVITLGTVQALRFISGVVIGRFYGAEASGKLTLVITVMAILTIIGNFGIKDALQKLIPESNVKHNQATTTKYYLLGLKNIFLIWFVVGSIFWFLAPVLCKAWNAPELLSFFRISILFVLPTILGDYNYFSLRAALKINTANISILIPSVIRIVILIVVTIYFFNIDNPIYLHWATLSILPFLFSIYPIYKNFFKSDRIVEHTYIPKSAEIYRLAIPMLLTYSAFMINNYADVFMLKFYNVSTAAVGVYKTANNISMLTATLLVALNTTVQPKITQLYYQSELDEVRKVSQKSTKLIFWLSLPITLLLIFIAKPIMSIYGKEFMIGAFSLAVLSIGQLFNTACGPVAQLLNGIGFHKQFTIISIIGAIINIVINLILIPLYGINGAAIASTISIFSWNIIGSFFIKKKLGFYIAFIPFKK; from the coding sequence ATGAATTTTGAAGCACTTAAATCTAAATTAACGACTGCTCTTAAAGACAAAAATTTTGGTTTTGTGCTAAAAGGTAGTATTTCTACAGTAATAACATTAGGTACGGTCCAAGCACTACGGTTTATTTCTGGTGTAGTTATTGGTCGGTTTTATGGTGCAGAAGCTTCAGGAAAGCTAACATTAGTCATTACTGTAATGGCAATATTAACTATAATTGGCAACTTTGGAATTAAAGATGCACTACAGAAATTAATTCCAGAATCTAATGTAAAACACAACCAAGCAACCACTACAAAATATTATTTATTGGGTTTAAAAAATATTTTTCTTATTTGGTTTGTTGTTGGTAGTATTTTTTGGTTTTTAGCACCAGTATTATGTAAAGCATGGAATGCACCAGAGTTATTGTCTTTTTTTAGAATAAGTATCTTATTTGTGCTGCCAACTATTTTAGGCGATTATAACTATTTTAGTTTAAGAGCTGCTTTAAAAATAAATACTGCTAATATTTCAATATTAATACCAAGTGTTATTAGAATTGTTATATTGATTGTAGTTACAATATATTTCTTTAATATAGATAATCCAATTTACCTGCATTGGGCAACATTAAGTATTTTACCATTCTTATTTTCCATTTATCCAATATATAAAAACTTCTTTAAATCAGATAGAATAGTAGAGCATACTTATATTCCAAAGAGTGCAGAAATTTATCGTTTGGCAATTCCTATGTTACTAACTTATTCTGCTTTTATGATAAATAATTATGCAGATGTATTTATGCTTAAGTTTTATAATGTAAGTACTGCTGCTGTTGGTGTATATAAAACAGCCAATAATATTTCTATGCTAACAGCAACGCTACTTGTTGCTTTAAACACTACAGTGCAACCTAAAATTACACAGTTGTACTATCAATCAGAATTAGATGAAGTTAGAAAAGTAAGTCAGAAATCAACTAAATTAATTTTTTGGTTGTCTTTGCCTATAACACTATTGCTAATTTTTATAGCAAAACCTATTATGAGTATTTATGGAAAAGAGTTTATGATTGGAGCATTTAGTTTAGCTGTTTTAAGTATTGGACAGTTATTTAATACTGCTTGTGGACCAGTTGCACAGTTATTAAATGGTATTGGTTTTCATAAACAATTTACAATAATTTCTATTATTGGAGCGATTATAAATATAGTTATCAACTTAATACTTATTCCTTTGTATGGAATAAATGGTGCTGCAATTGCTAGTACTATTAGTATTTTTTCTTGGAATATAATTGGTTCGTTTTTTATAAAAAAGAAATTAGGTTTTTATATTGCATTTATACCTTTTAAAAAATAA
- a CDS encoding BatA domain-containing protein yields the protein MHFVFPAFLIALVVLAIPIIIHLFYFRKYKKVYFSDIRTLKEVQEEKSTVEQLKKRLILASRLLALFFLVLAFAQPFLGKKDNKQNENGNALSVYIDNSYSMGLKEGTTDNLTMAKQKAIELVNDFNNTDQFCLLTNTNDIQTQKWMTKEDFIDAVDKVELVNQNKNISEINQKQAALFQGVGNKNKLAFIISDFQKYITNNLKDTSFTTYLLPLPTGNEKNVFVDSCWFENPVFTTNSTNKLLVRFKNSGNSKVDKLSVSIKINNQVKAVDEIEIEPQNFTIDSFNINITKSGMQSGVISFKDYPISFDDNFYFNFNIQSSEKVLNIESGSTPSNITSIFSNDNYFQLTTTNNGKIDYSSFNQYGLIILNQLNDISSGLSNAIKEYLENGGNVLVIPSENINLNSYNNFFSNNGIAIISNLVNVNGKVTQLNLNEDIFKGVFDIIPKNIDLPTITQMYRQGKNSTVPEKPILITNVQSPLFTKFEVANGLLYWQATPNNVNFSNIATKAIYPPIVYNCGIYKKQINPLYYTIGSDNLIAIKDNASNQDQSIVLQNQDYEFIPENRMVGNTVYLGINQDIPIDGFYKVKRNDQTINEISFNYNRQESNLSFTTTKELKNLYTKDNAVILNNSIANLSAKVKQIKEGTILWKIALLLCLVALIVEALLIRFLK from the coding sequence ATGCATTTTGTATTTCCAGCATTTCTTATTGCTTTGGTCGTATTGGCTATTCCCATTATTATTCACTTATTTTATTTCAGAAAATACAAGAAAGTATATTTTTCAGATATTCGGACTCTTAAAGAAGTACAAGAAGAAAAATCTACAGTAGAGCAACTTAAAAAGCGACTCATATTGGCTAGTAGATTATTGGCCTTGTTTTTTTTGGTTTTAGCATTTGCTCAACCTTTTCTAGGGAAAAAAGACAATAAACAAAATGAAAATGGCAATGCATTGTCAGTGTACATAGATAATTCATATTCTATGGGATTGAAAGAAGGTACTACTGACAATTTAACTATGGCAAAACAAAAAGCAATAGAATTAGTAAATGATTTTAACAATACCGACCAATTTTGTTTGTTAACAAATACCAATGATATTCAAACGCAAAAATGGATGACTAAAGAAGATTTTATTGATGCTGTAGATAAAGTTGAGTTGGTCAATCAAAATAAAAACATATCAGAAATCAATCAAAAACAAGCTGCATTATTTCAAGGCGTAGGTAATAAAAATAAGTTGGCATTTATCATATCAGATTTTCAAAAATATATTACTAACAATTTAAAAGATACTAGCTTTACCACTTACTTGCTACCACTACCAACAGGAAATGAAAAAAATGTATTTGTAGATTCTTGTTGGTTTGAAAATCCTGTGTTTACTACCAATAGTACGAATAAGTTACTAGTGCGATTTAAAAACTCTGGCAATAGCAAAGTCGATAAATTGAGTGTAAGTATTAAAATTAACAACCAAGTAAAAGCTGTAGATGAAATTGAAATTGAGCCACAAAATTTTACCATAGATTCGTTTAATATCAATATTACAAAATCTGGAATGCAAAGTGGTGTTATTAGTTTTAAAGATTATCCAATCTCATTTGATGATAATTTTTATTTCAACTTTAATATTCAATCAAGCGAAAAAGTATTGAATATAGAATCGGGTTCAACGCCAAGCAACATCACCAGTATTTTTAGCAACGATAATTACTTTCAACTAACAACAACTAATAATGGAAAAATTGACTACTCTTCTTTTAATCAATATGGACTCATTATTTTAAATCAGCTCAATGATATAAGTTCTGGTTTATCAAATGCTATAAAAGAATATTTAGAAAATGGTGGCAATGTATTGGTTATTCCTTCAGAAAATATAAATTTGAATTCATATAATAATTTTTTCTCTAATAATGGAATTGCAATAATAAGCAATTTGGTAAATGTAAATGGCAAGGTAACACAGCTTAATTTAAATGAAGATATTTTTAAAGGTGTGTTCGACATCATACCAAAAAACATTGATTTACCTACGATAACTCAAATGTATCGTCAAGGAAAAAACAGTACTGTTCCAGAAAAACCAATTTTAATTACTAATGTTCAGTCGCCATTATTTACAAAATTTGAAGTTGCCAACGGATTGCTCTACTGGCAAGCAACTCCAAACAATGTCAACTTTAGCAATATAGCTACAAAAGCAATATATCCACCAATAGTTTATAATTGTGGAATATATAAAAAACAAATTAATCCTTTATACTATACCATTGGAAGCGATAATTTAATAGCTATAAAAGACAATGCAAGCAATCAAGACCAAAGCATTGTACTACAAAATCAAGACTACGAATTTATACCAGAAAATAGAATGGTAGGCAATACCGTTTATCTTGGCATTAATCAAGACATACCTATTGATGGTTTTTATAAAGTAAAACGAAACGACCAAACCATTAACGAAATTAGTTTTAATTACAACCGACAAGAATCTAATCTAAGTTTTACGACAACTAAAGAATTAAAAAATTTATACACTAAAGACAATGCTGTAATATTAAACAATAGCATAGCCAATTTATCTGCCAAAGTAAAACAAATAAAAGAAGGTACCATACTTTGGAAAATTGCATTACTTTTGTGTTTAGTAGCATTAATTGTAGAAGCACTCTTAATTCGGTTTTTAAAATGA
- a CDS encoding alpha/beta hydrolase has product MLTAIILLVDIAFVRNDIPVETIKQQFTSSNSQYINIDGLNVRYIIEGNGTPIVLIHGTGASLETWNDWTKTLVKDSFQVIRLDIPGFGVTGPRNDRNYSIENYIQVLNDFLVQLNIDSFALAGNSLGGEIAWQYAVAYPNKVTKLILLDPAGFYNDKAKGSLVFKLAKYKWFANIISRFDTKPLVKKTLQDVYYDDAKIQDSTILRYQAMSMRTGNRQAFIDRVSNIDRAKHSNIMDLQIPTLLEWGTEDELLHISLADSFTVNKKVQLLKYDKVGHSPQEEIPLQSVQDAIQFIKY; this is encoded by the coding sequence GTGCTAACGGCAATTATTTTATTGGTAGATATTGCTTTTGTACGAAACGATATTCCAGTAGAAACGATTAAACAACAATTTACATCAAGTAATAGTCAATATATTAATATAGATGGACTAAATGTTAGATATATTATTGAAGGAAATGGTACACCAATTGTTTTAATTCACGGAACAGGTGCTTCTTTAGAAACTTGGAATGATTGGACAAAAACACTAGTAAAAGATAGTTTTCAAGTGATTCGTTTAGATATTCCTGGATTTGGTGTTACTGGACCAAGAAATGACAGAAATTATTCCATTGAAAATTATATACAAGTACTCAATGATTTTCTAGTACAACTAAATATAGATTCTTTTGCTTTAGCAGGAAATTCTTTAGGTGGAGAAATTGCTTGGCAATATGCAGTAGCTTATCCAAATAAAGTAACCAAGTTAATTTTATTAGATCCAGCAGGTTTTTATAATGATAAAGCTAAAGGTTCATTAGTATTTAAATTAGCAAAGTACAAATGGTTTGCCAATATAATAAGTCGATTTGATACCAAGCCACTCGTAAAGAAAACACTACAAGATGTTTACTATGATGATGCTAAAATTCAAGACTCAACAATTCTACGATATCAAGCAATGAGTATGCGAACAGGCAACCGACAAGCATTTATTGATAGAGTGAGTAATATTGACAGAGCAAAGCATTCTAATATAATGGACTTACAAATACCAACTTTACTAGAATGGGGAACAGAAGATGAGTTGCTACATATTAGTTTAGCAGATTCGTTTACAGTAAATAAAAAGGTGCAATTATTAAAGTACGATAAAGTAGGTCATTCGCCACAAGAAGAAATTCCACTACAATCAGTACAAGATGCTATACAGTTTATAAAGTATTAA
- a CDS encoding dihydroorotase: protein MKYCLQQVQIIDAQSKHHLKKRDILIDNGIITDIAPTIQSDKKTKTINFNHSYASVGFCDLYTQLGDPGNEHREDTESISKAASFGGFTTLCAIANNVPITQNKSQIEYIINQSKNTATTILPIGAITQNFDGKTPTEMIDMHKAGAIAFADIPNSINDEGVFLRALQYVKSFNGLIIDLPYIHNLTNDACINESALAVKMGLKGIPNIAEYMAVEKAIALLKYTDSKLHLTGISCKESVDLIAKAKKDGLNISCSVFVHHLIDNENAVANYQANYKVFPPLRSEKDQKALLKAVKDGTIDAIATQHTPLDTEAKATEFEYAQYGMIALETCFSLLNTYTDIPLERIIDALSYQPYKIINKEFSINNNSISNLSIFSIDEEWTVPTIFKSKSNNSPYIGKKLKGKVKAVFNKNQIFINE, encoded by the coding sequence ATGAAATATTGCTTACAACAAGTACAAATAATTGACGCACAATCAAAACATCATCTTAAAAAAAGAGATATTCTCATTGATAATGGTATTATTACAGACATTGCTCCTACAATCCAATCAGACAAAAAAACCAAAACAATTAATTTTAATCACAGCTACGCAAGTGTAGGCTTCTGCGACTTATATACACAACTCGGCGATCCTGGAAATGAACACAGAGAAGACACCGAAAGTATTAGCAAAGCAGCTTCGTTTGGTGGTTTTACTACGCTGTGTGCTATTGCCAACAATGTACCTATTACACAAAACAAATCGCAGATAGAATATATCATCAACCAATCAAAAAATACAGCAACTACTATTTTGCCAATTGGTGCTATTACTCAAAATTTTGATGGTAAAACACCAACCGAAATGATAGATATGCATAAAGCTGGTGCCATTGCGTTTGCAGATATTCCAAATAGTATTAATGATGAAGGTGTTTTTTTAAGAGCATTGCAATATGTTAAATCATTTAATGGTTTAATTATAGATTTACCTTATATACATAATTTAACGAATGATGCTTGCATAAATGAAAGTGCATTAGCAGTAAAAATGGGTTTAAAAGGTATTCCAAATATTGCAGAATATATGGCTGTTGAAAAAGCAATTGCACTACTAAAATATACAGACAGTAAATTACATCTTACAGGAATCTCTTGTAAAGAATCGGTTGATTTAATTGCAAAAGCAAAGAAAGATGGTCTAAATATTTCGTGTTCTGTATTTGTACATCACTTAATAGATAATGAAAATGCTGTGGCAAATTATCAAGCCAACTATAAAGTATTTCCTCCACTGCGTTCAGAAAAAGACCAAAAAGCATTACTTAAAGCAGTAAAAGATGGTACCATAGATGCCATTGCTACACAACACACGCCTTTAGATACAGAAGCCAAAGCAACAGAGTTTGAATATGCTCAATACGGAATGATTGCTTTAGAAACTTGTTTTAGTTTATTAAATACTTATACAGATATTCCACTGGAAAGAATTATAGATGCATTGTCTTATCAACCATATAAAATTATTAATAAAGAGTTTAGTATAAATAACAATAGCATATCTAATTTATCAATTTTTAGTATTGATGAGGAATGGACAGTACCTACTATTTTTAAGAGTAAATCAAACAACTCACCATACATAGGAAAAAAGCTAAAAGGAAAAGTAAAAGCTGTTTTTAATAAAAATCAAATATTTATTAATGAGTGA
- a CDS encoding glycosyltransferase, whose amino-acid sequence MDISVVIPLLNEAESLPELFPWIHKVMQANNFTYEILAIDDGSTDDSWKVIKELSKSNANIKGIRFQRNYGKSAALQVGFKASKGDVVITMDADLQDSPDEIPDLYKMIKEGDYHIVSGWKQKRFDNKLTKNLPSKLFNFATRKISGIDNLHDFNCGLKAYQKVVVKNIEVYGEMHRYIPVIAKWSGYPKITEKVVQHQKRKYGTTKFGIERFVNGFLDLLSITFVGRFGKRPMHLFGTLGTLSFLLGFAILLYLTITKTFYSKVGMTDRPIFYLGILTVIIGTQLFVAGFLGELISRNGSDRNYYNISEKIRVE is encoded by the coding sequence TTGGATATTTCAGTAGTCATACCATTATTAAATGAAGCAGAGTCGTTGCCAGAATTATTTCCATGGATTCACAAAGTAATGCAAGCCAATAATTTTACTTACGAAATTTTAGCTATTGACGATGGCAGTACTGACGATTCTTGGAAAGTAATTAAAGAATTATCTAAAAGCAATGCCAATATAAAAGGTATTCGTTTTCAACGCAATTATGGAAAATCTGCTGCATTACAAGTTGGCTTTAAAGCAAGCAAAGGCGATGTTGTTATTACCATGGACGCAGATTTACAAGACAGTCCTGATGAAATTCCAGACTTATATAAAATGATAAAAGAAGGTGATTATCACATTGTATCTGGTTGGAAACAAAAAAGATTTGACAATAAATTGACTAAAAATCTACCTTCAAAACTATTTAATTTTGCTACGAGAAAAATCTCTGGAATTGATAATTTACACGATTTTAACTGCGGACTCAAAGCGTATCAAAAAGTAGTAGTAAAAAACATTGAAGTATATGGCGAAATGCATCGTTATATTCCTGTTATTGCAAAATGGTCTGGTTATCCAAAAATTACAGAGAAAGTAGTACAACATCAAAAAAGAAAATATGGTACTACTAAATTTGGTATAGAAAGATTCGTCAATGGATTTTTAGATTTATTGAGTATTACTTTTGTAGGACGATTTGGCAAAAGACCAATGCATTTATTTGGAACATTAGGCACACTCTCTTTTTTACTTGGATTTGCTATTTTATTATATCTAACGATTACTAAAACATTTTACAGTAAAGTAGGCATGACAGACAGACCTATATTTTATTTAGGTATATTAACTGTAATTATAGGTACACAATTATTTGTAGCAGGATTTCTTGGTGAACTCATCTCAAGAAATGGTTCAGATAGAAACTACTACAACATCAGCGAGAAAATAAGAGTAGAGTAA